In Cellulomonas wangsupingiae, the genomic window AACGGCACCGGGACGGCCGCGAGCTGCTGGGCGTACCAGACCGGGCTGCTGGTCGACCCGACGAGCCGCGTCGTCGTCGCGTCGACCGCCTCCAGGTGCCCCAGGCCGCCCGGCAGCTCGCGCGCGACGGCGTCGAGCGACGCCTCCACCAGCACGTCGACCCCGTACTCCCACCCCTGCGCGAGGTGCTCCTCCAGGAGCGCGACGGGGTCGACGTCCGGTGCGGGCGCCGACGTGCCCGGCAGCGGCAGGACGGCGAGCACGCGGTCCACCCGGTACGTCCGCACGCCCTCGTCGTCGCGGCGGCGGCACACGAGGTACCAGCGCCCGTGCCGTACGACGACCGCCCAGGCGTCGACGTCGGCGTCCCACTCGCGGCCGGACTCCGAGCGGTACCGCACCCGTACCGGCCGGTGGTCGGCGCACGCCTGCACGAGGGTCGCGGTGACGGCAGGGTCGGGGCGTGCCGCCGACCGGTCCGGTGCCGCGGCCGTGGCCCGGCGCACCGCCGCCGCCCGGGCGGCGACCGGCTCCGGCAGCGCGCGCAGCAGCTTGTCGAGCGCGGAGGCGACGGGGTCGGCGCGGTCGCGCACGTCGTGGTGCCCGTCGAGCACGGCCATGACCAGGCCCAACGCCTCGTCGGTACCGAACACCAGCGGCGGCAGCCGCACGCCACGGCCGACGCGGTACCCGCCGTACGGCCCGCGCACCGACGTCACCGGGACGCCGGCCTCGCGCAGGAGGGCGACGTACCGCCTGGCCGCACGCTCGGACACGCCGAGCGACGCGGCGAGCCCCGCGGCGGTGAGGCCCGGGTTCGCCTGCAGCTCGGCCAGCGCGAGCAGCGCGCGCGACGTCGGGCTCGTGTCGGTCGTCATGTCGCCGCCCGGAGGTCTCGGCACACGAAAGCCGGAGAAGGAACCGGCAGCGGATCGTCCGGTACCGACCCTACGGTCGCTGCCATGACCGACACCACCCCGCCGGCCCCGCCGGCCCTGAGCACGACCATCGACGAGCCCGCGCTCGACGCGGGCGAGGTGGACCTGCTGCTGTTCATGCTCGAGCGCTCGCGCGCCACCTTCGCGTGGAAGGTCGGCGGGCTCGACGCCGCGGCCCTGAACCGCGCGTTCCCGCCGTCGGCGATGACGCTCGGCGGCCTGGTCAAGCACATGACGCTCGTCGAGGACGACATGGTCGTCCGCTGGCTCGGGATCGGCGGGTACGGCGATCCGTGGAACCGCACGACGCCCGACGACTGGCCGGACTGGGACTGGCGCTCCGCCGCCGACGACACCCCGGCGCAGCTGTACGCCGGGTGGCAGGCCGCGGTGGAGCGGGCCCGTGAGGTCTGGTCGCGTGTGTCCGCGGACGGCGGCCTCGACGAGCCGGCGGGGATCGAGTGGACGGACGGACGCCCGAACCGCCGCCGCGTGCTGGTCGACCTCAACGCCGAGTACGCCCGCCATCTCGGCCACGCCGACCTCTTCCGGGAGGCGGTCGACGGTCTCGTCGGCGAGGACCCGCCGCAGCCCTGACACCTCACCCCGCCGGACGGCGCCGCCGGTCCGGGGGCGGGGCGACCGCACCGCTACCGTGTGCGCGTGTCCGTCTCCGTCGTCCTCGCGCTGGCGTGCGTCGTGCTCCTCGTGATCGCCGTGCTGCTGGCCGTCGTGGGGTTCCGACGGCTGCGCCGCGCGCGCGGCGTGCGCCGCGTCCGGGTGCCCGCGACCCTGGTCTCCCAGACCTACGCGGGGGCGGGCGACGTGCTGCACGTCGAGTACCCGGCGCCCGACGGCACCCCGCTGCGCGCGACGATCTACATGTGGCTCGTCAACGCGCCCGGGGTGCCGTACACGTTCGACGGGACCGTGTGGGTGGACCCGGCCGACCCGACGGACGTCACGCCCCGGCGCCAGGGCCGCACGACCTGGGCGACGGTCACGCTGATCCTCGCCGCGATCGCCCTCGTCGGAGCGATCGGCACCGGGATCGCGTCGGCCGTCGTGGCGTTCGCGGAGTCGTTCCCCACCTGATGTCGCTCGGGTCCTGCGCGGGGCGCGCGGACCGACGGTCAGGCCGGGGTGCCGCCCGACGGCGGGAACTCCGGCGGCGGGCCGCCGAAGAAGCACCGGCACGGCCCGTCGAGGTGGCGCAGCTGGGCGCCGGGGTGCGCCGCGCAGGGGACCCAGGTCGTCGCGCCCGCGAGCGCCGACGGTGCGGACGGCGCCGCGGACGACCCGTCACACGCCTCGTGGGGCGCCGGCAGCAGCAGCATCGTCATCGCCGTCCTTCCGCCCTCGCGTCGTCGGGTGCCGACACCCTCCAGGAGCGTCGACCGGTCGTGAACGTACACCGGCCGGGCGCCCCGGAGTCCCGCGCGAGCGTGCCGGACGTGTGTCACAGGTCACTTCTAGGGTGGACGGACCGGGTGGCCGACCGGCCGCCCCGGGACCGAGGAGGACGCCATGGCCCACGGCGACATCACGCACATCGACATCCCCGTCGGCGACATGGAGGCGGCGTCCCGGTTCTACGCGACGTTGTTCGGGTGGGACATCAAGGAGGTCGCCGGCTTCGAGGGCTACCCGATGTGGTCCGCGCCGAACCAGGTCGGCGGGGGCGGGCTCGCCCCCCGCGGCGAGGGGTTCACCGCACCCCGCAGCTACGTCGAGGTGGACTCGATCGACGACGTGCTGGCTCAGGTCACGCAGCTCGGCGGGCAGGTGCGCCTGCCGCGGACCGCGATCGACGCCACCAGCTGGTACGCCGCGTTCGTCGACCCGGACGGCAACGAGATCGGCCTCACCGAGGGGACGACCGGCGGCGCGGGCTGAGGCTGCGACGCCCCGCCGCCCGGGCGATCACCCGTCGAACCGGTGCCACCGCCCTTCGGAGACCACCTCGGTCGTGCCGTCGACGACCATGAGGGCGGTCCGGTCGTCGATGGCGTCGGCCGGGATGCCGATCTCGTCGGCCCACCTCCTCAGCAGGAGCTTCACCACGCCGTCGACGTCCCTCAGGCCCCCACCCGCAGCGGCAGGACGAGGCGGGTGACGTTCGCGTTCGGGTCGCCGTCGGGCGACGGGTCGGTGACGTACTCCTCCCAGAAGTCACCGCGGCCGTCGACGCCGAGCGCCGCGCGCTCCTGCTCGACGCCGGCCCACGCGTCCGGCAGACCGTCGTAGGGCCCGGTGTACGTGACGACGAGGGCGTCGCCGCCGGGCAGCTCGACGACCTGGACGCCGTCCGACGCCGCACCGGTGTCCGCGCCCTCGACCGCGAACCCGGCCGTGAGGTCGGCCGTGTCGGTCGGCATGCCGTTGTACCAGCCGAGCGCCGGACCCGCGATGGTCCACCCCTCGCGCTCGGCCGCCTGTGCGACCCGCGTGTAGGCGGTGTCGTAGAACGCCGTCAGCCCGGACGTCGGCACGGTCGCGCGGACCGCCGCGATGCGGACCGTGGGCAGGTCGGT contains:
- a CDS encoding GyrI-like domain-containing protein produces the protein METTRTDLPTVRIAAVRATVPTSGLTAFYDTAYTRVAQAAEREGWTIAGPALGWYNGMPTDTADLTAGFAVEGADTGAASDGVQVVELPGGDALVVTYTGPYDGLPDAWAGVEQERAALGVDGRGDFWEEYVTDPSPDGDPNANVTRLVLPLRVGA
- a CDS encoding DUF664 domain-containing protein, with amino-acid sequence MTDTTPPAPPALSTTIDEPALDAGEVDLLLFMLERSRATFAWKVGGLDAAALNRAFPPSAMTLGGLVKHMTLVEDDMVVRWLGIGGYGDPWNRTTPDDWPDWDWRSAADDTPAQLYAGWQAAVERAREVWSRVSADGGLDEPAGIEWTDGRPNRRRVLVDLNAEYARHLGHADLFREAVDGLVGEDPPQP
- a CDS encoding helix-turn-helix transcriptional regulator produces the protein MTTDTSPTSRALLALAELQANPGLTAAGLAASLGVSERAARRYVALLREAGVPVTSVRGPYGGYRVGRGVRLPPLVFGTDEALGLVMAVLDGHHDVRDRADPVASALDKLLRALPEPVAARAAAVRRATAAAPDRSAARPDPAVTATLVQACADHRPVRVRYRSESGREWDADVDAWAVVVRHGRWYLVCRRRDDEGVRTYRVDRVLAVLPLPGTSAPAPDVDPVALLEEHLAQGWEYGVDVLVEASLDAVARELPGGLGHLEAVDATTTRLVGSTSSPVWYAQQLAAVPVPFRVVGGPELRACVRDVAARLAAAVGVGREPAPPADR
- a CDS encoding VOC family protein; amino-acid sequence: MAHGDITHIDIPVGDMEAASRFYATLFGWDIKEVAGFEGYPMWSAPNQVGGGGLAPRGEGFTAPRSYVEVDSIDDVLAQVTQLGGQVRLPRTAIDATSWYAAFVDPDGNEIGLTEGTTGGAG